The following coding sequences are from one bacterium window:
- a CDS encoding exo-alpha-sialidase yields MKSLKNSVIILLLAAAGWVWPQTSAADEIHGAPVQQKRAELLWTRVLCKQPGRYIGWPSICLRQNGELVAVFSGDRDEHVCPWGKVQMIKSMDGGETWSSERTICNTPLDDRDAGIVELPNQDLLVTWFTSVAYAARIKDRSSLRPGSPEFYWALHDEKISPSVKEEWLGYFTARSTDGGLTWEKPVRTRGSANHGPVLLKDGRLLFVGRHYGGDNNSSVWKNTQHAVTVEESRDGGRSWQFLTNIEPTPPDEIEQFHEPFAVETNDGRIVAQFRFHAKPAPGTTKRDDSQSLLRQAESSDGGRTWTRMKPTAIQGYPPHLIRLKSGKLLTVYGRRIAAFGEYACLSDDQGRTWDVANEIKLAGNFNGDLGYPASVELPDGSILTVYYQPDQEGEKTCLMATRWRVKK; encoded by the coding sequence ATGAAAAGTCTGAAAAATTCAGTGATCATTTTGTTGCTCGCGGCCGCCGGCTGGGTCTGGCCGCAGACCTCTGCTGCAGATGAAATCCACGGCGCGCCGGTGCAGCAAAAACGCGCCGAGCTGCTGTGGACCAGAGTGCTGTGCAAACAGCCTGGACGCTACATCGGCTGGCCGTCCATCTGTCTGCGACAGAACGGCGAGCTGGTGGCGGTGTTTTCCGGCGACCGGGATGAGCATGTCTGTCCTTGGGGCAAAGTGCAGATGATTAAAAGCATGGATGGGGGGGAGACCTGGAGCTCAGAACGAACCATCTGCAATACGCCGCTGGACGACCGCGATGCCGGCATCGTGGAACTGCCCAACCAGGATCTGCTGGTCACCTGGTTCACCTCTGTGGCTTATGCGGCAAGGATCAAGGATCGATCGAGCCTGCGACCGGGTTCACCCGAGTTCTACTGGGCGCTGCACGATGAAAAGATCAGCCCGTCGGTGAAAGAGGAGTGGTTGGGCTATTTCACCGCGCGCTCCACCGATGGCGGCCTCACCTGGGAAAAGCCGGTACGCACCCGCGGTTCTGCCAATCATGGACCGGTCCTGCTCAAGGATGGCCGATTGTTGTTTGTCGGCCGCCACTACGGCGGCGATAATAATTCTTCGGTGTGGAAAAACACCCAGCACGCCGTCACGGTAGAAGAATCGCGCGATGGGGGCCGTTCCTGGCAGTTTCTCACCAACATCGAGCCCACCCCTCCGGATGAGATCGAGCAATTTCATGAGCCGTTTGCGGTGGAAACCAATGATGGCCGCATTGTGGCGCAGTTCCGTTTTCACGCCAAGCCGGCGCCGGGCACAACCAAGCGCGATGATTCCCAATCCCTGTTGCGCCAGGCCGAGAGCAGCGATGGCGGCCGGACCTGGACGCGGATGAAGCCCACGGCCATTCAAGGCTATCCGCCGCATCTGATTCGGCTCAAGAGCGGCAAGCTGCTCACGGTCTATGGCCGCAGGATAGCGGCCTTCGGCGAGTATGCGTGTTTGAGCGATGATCAAGGCCGCACCTGGGATGTGGCCAATGAGATCAAGCTGGCGGGTAATTTCAACGGCGATCTCGGCTATCCGGCGTCCGTCGAGCTGCCGGATGGTTCGATCCTCACCGTGTACTATCAGCCGGACCAAGAAGGGGAAAAGACCTGTCTGATGGCGACGCGGTGGCGGGTAAAAAAATAG